Within Amycolatopsis sp. cg5, the genomic segment TGATCCCGGTCTTGCCCAGCTCGTTGCCCAGCGACTTCGTGAACCCGACGACGGCGTGCTTCGACGCCGAATACGGCGCGCCCAGCACCACGCCCTGCTTGCCGGCGGTCGACGCGATGTTCACGATCCGGCCCCACGGCCGGTGCCGCAGCCCGCCGGTGTTGAGCACCGCGCGGGTCATCCGGAACACCCCGTGCAGGTTGGTGTCGATCACGTCGAACCACAGCTCGTCCACCAGATCGGCGGTGACCCCACCGCCGCTGCGGCCGGCGTTGTTGACCAGGATGTCCACCGGCCCGTACCGGTCGACAGCGGCCTGCACGAACGCCTGGACGTCCGTTTCGGACCGGACGTCGCATTCGGTGCCGTCGACTTCGAAGCCATCGGCGCGCAGCTGCTTGACGGTCGGTGAGACGTCGTTGCGGGCGCAGAGGAACACCTGATGCCCGGATTCGGCCAGCTGCTTCGCGACGGCGAGCCCGATGCCACTGGTGGCGCCGGTGACGAGTGCGGTCCTAGCCATGGTTGATCAGCTCCAGCAGCGCGCGCGGGGTTCGGGCGGTCGCGGTCGCGTCGTCGTCGAGTTCGACACCGTGGTCGCGCGAAAGCCGTCCGGTCGCCTCGATCAGGGCGACCGAGTCGTAGCCGAGGTCGGCGAACTCGGCGTCGATCAGCTCACCGCTGACCGGCTCCGGCGAGCCCGCGCAGTCGGTCAATATCCGGAGTAGCTCGTCCAAGGTGAGCACTGTTCAATCCTTTCGTCGCAGCAGGATCGCCGAGTTGAAACCGCCTTGGCCGCGCGCGAGCACCAGCGCGGTGCGCAGCTGTGCGGGCCTCGGCATGGTGACCAGGTCCAGGTCGTGGGCGTTGGTGACGTTGGTCGTCGGCGGGATGACGCCGTCGCGGATGGCGAGCAGCGCCGATGCCACGTCCAGCGCGCCGCCGCCCGCGTAGAGCCGCCCGGTCATCGTCTTGGGCGCGGTCACCGGGACCTTGCCGAGCACGGCCGTGATGGCTTCCGCCTCGGCCAGGTCCAGTTCGGGCACGGCGGCCGCGTCGGCGAACACCACGTCCACTGTGGACTCGCCGGCGTCCGCCAGCGCCAGTTCGATCACCCGGCGATAGGCGTCCGGGCCGAAGGTGGCCGCGTATCCGGCGATCTCGCCGTAGCCGCGCTCACCGGCCGTTTCTTCGTTCTCCAGCACGAGAATCGCGCCGCCCTCGCCGGGCACGTGACCTGCCGCGCCGGTGTCGAACGGCAGATAGGCGCGGTCCGGATCGGCCGACGTGCTCACCCGCCCGCTCGCCAGCAGCGATACCCAGCCCCACGGGCAGAGCGCGCCGTCGACCGCGCCGGAGACCACGAACGGCGTGCCGCCGCGGATCTGCCTGCGTGCGTGGCCGAGCGCGTCGAGTCCGCCAGCCTGGTCCGAGACGAGCACGCTCGACGGCCCGCGCAGCCCGTTGCGGATCGAGATCTGCCCGGAGTTCACCGCGTAGAACCACGCGAACGACTGATACGCGCTGACGTGCTTGGGGCCTTTGCTCCACAGGTTGCCCAGTTCACGCTGGCCGAACTCGAACCCGCCGCCGGTGCTCGCGGTGACGACCCCGCCGCCCCCGGTGTCCTCGATACCGGCGTCTTCGAGCGCCCAGGCCGCGCTCGCCAACGACAGCCTGGTCATCGGATCGGTCTGGGGGAGCAGCCTGCCCGGCAGGTGCTCGGCCGCGTCGAACCCGGTCACCTCACCGGCGAGCGTCGCCGCGTAGCGCGACGGGTCGAAGCGGGTCAGCCGCCCGATCCCGCCGCGCCCGGCGAGCGTCGCGCGCCAGTAGTCCTCGACACCGAGGCCGTTCGGCGCGGCGACGGACATGCCGGTCACGATCGTCTTCATGCGAGCACCATCGCGCTCTGGAAGCCGCCGAACCCGCTGCCGACGGTCAACGCCGTGTCCACCCGGTGCTCGCGCGCGGTCAGCGGCACGTAGTCCAGGTCGCAGCGCGGATCGGGCTCGTGCAGGTTCGCGGTCGGCGGCACCACGCCGTAGCGCCTGGCGAGCAGGCAGGCCGCGATCTCGATCGACCCGATCGCGCCCAGCGAATGGCCGACCATCGACTTGATCCCGCTCATCGGCGTCCGGTACGCGTGCTCGCCGAGCGCCGCCTTCACCGCCGCGGTCTCGTGCACGTCGTTCTGCTGCGTGCCGGAACCATGCGCGTTGACATAGTCCACATCGGACGGATCCAGCTTCGAGATGTCGAGTGCCTGCCGGATCGCGGCGGCCATCTCGGTCCCGTCCGGCCGCAGCCCGGTCATGTGGAAGGCGTTGCTGCGGCTGGCATAGCCGGTGATCTCGCCGTAGCAGTCGGCCATCCGGCTGCGCGCGTGGTCGAGTTCTTCCAGTATGAACACCGCCGCGCCCTCGCCGAGCACGAACCCGTTGCGCGAGCGGTCGAACGGCCGCGACGCCTGCTCCGGCTCGTCGTTGCGCGGGGTCGTCGCCTTGATCGCGTCGAAGCAGGCGACGGTGATCGGCGAGATCGGCGCGTCCGAGGCGCCCGCGATCATCACGTCGGCCGAGCCCTCACGGATCAGCTGCCAGGCGTGCCCGACCGAGTCGATGCCCGAGGTGCAGCCGGTGGACACCACCGCGGCCGGCCCCTGCGCGCCGAGCGCCGTCGCGACCTCGGCCGCGGCCGAACTAGGCGCGAACGCGCCGTAGAGGTGGCGCACCGCGTACTCCGGATCGACCAGCCACTGTGCGCCGTCGTCGCTGACCACCCGGTATTCGGCGTCCAGCGTCATCGTCGCGCCGACCGCGGTGCCGAGCGCGACCCCGGTCCGCTCCGAATCCACAGTGGACAGTCCGCTGTCGGCTAGCGCCTCGCGGGCGGCGACCACCGCGAACTGGGTCATCCGGTCCATCCGGCGCAGTTCCTGCGCACCGAGCCCGTGCGCGCGCGGGTCGAAGTCGACCTCGGCGGCGACCTGTGAGCGGAACGGCGACGGGTCGAACGTGGAGATCCGGCGGGTGGCCGTCCGGCCGTCGGTGAGCAGCGTCCAGAACGGCTTGACGCCGACGCCACCCGGCGCGAGCACGCCCATCCCGGTCACCACGACCCGGCGGTTCATGGCGCTTCCCACTGGTAGAACGAGGTGGCCATCGCGTCGGCAGGCGAGCGCCAGGTCTCCGGATCGAACGGCGAGATGTGCGGCTTCAGATCGGCGCTCACCGCCACGAACAGCGGATGCGTGCGGGTCTGCTCGATCGACTGCGGCCCGTCGCCGTCGAAGTCCTGCAGATGGAAGTACAGGCCCTTGTAGGAGAAGAGCTCCCGGCGCTTGGTGCCCATGATCCCGGGCATCTCGCTGCGGTCGAACTCTTCGAAGATGCCGGCGACGTCCTCGCCGGAGCCGGGCGCCATCCGCGCCACGATCAGTGTCCTCATCGCGGTTCTCCAAACCAACGTCGCAGTGCGGCGGTCAGGTCTTCCTCGCCGGCCCAGGCCACGTGTCCATCGGGCCGGACGAGTAAGGCTTCGGTTTTCGGCGGCAGGTTCTCGGCCGACGCGGTGACGATGTCGACCCGGTCGGCCCACGGCGACGCGGCCCGTCGCAGCTCGGCGTCGTCGGAGAGGTCGAGCAGCAGGCCACGCGCCGGGTGCAGCAGCTCGGTCGTGTTCGGCGCGCCGTCGAGGTCCACCCGCGGCAATCTCTTGCCCAGCAACGGATGTTCACCGGGGCCGACGTCGTAGCGCAGGTCCAGCCCGGTGACCATGCCCGCGAGATGCCGGGTGACCTCGTCGTGCGCGATCAGTTCGGTGAGCACGTCGCGGACGGGCTGGATCGTGTCGTCGCCCATCAGCACCGTGCCTTGCGCGGCGGAGTTGACGAGCAGCCGCTCGCCGACCGGGTGCCGCTCGGCGTGGTAGGTGTCGAGCAGCCCGGCAGGCGCCCAGCCGCTGACCTGCGCTGCGAGTTTCCAGCCGAGGTTGACCGCGTCCTGCACGCTGACGTTCAAGCCCTGTCCGCCCGCCGGCAGGTGCACGTGCGCCGCGTCACCCGCGATCAGGATCCGGCCCTTGCGGTAGGTGGTGGCCAGCTTGGCCGGGTCACCGAACGCGCTGATCCACTGTGGACGGCCGTGGGAGATGTCCTCGCCGGTCAGCCGATGCCAGGTCTCGGCGAACTCCGCGAAGCTCGGCGGCCCGGTCCGCCGCCGGGGTGGCGCGCCGCGTTCGCACAGGATGACGCGGTCGACGCCCGCGCTGATCGGGCCGACGATCACCATGCCCAGCGGCACCGATCGGCCGATCATCCGAGGTTCCAACGCGCAGCCTTCGACGTCGGCGAGCAGCAGTTCCCGGGTGGCCTCGCGACCCTCGAACCCGATGCCCGCCAATGTCCTGACGAGACTGCGACCTCCATCGCAGCCGACGACGTAGTCCGCGCGCAGCTTGCCCGAACCGGTCTCGATCTCGACATGTTCGTCGGTTTCGGTCAGCCAGACGACTTCCTGACCACGTCGGATGTCCGCGCCGAGCGAGCCTGCCCACTGGGCGAGCACGGCCTCGGTGCGTGCCTGGGTGACGCCGTACGCGCCGTGATGCGCGCCGTCGAGCACCGCGAAGTCCACCGGCAGCCCGCCGAAATGCCCGCCGGGCGTGGTCTTGAGATTCCCGAACAACGGGAGAATACCCCGCTGATCGAAAACCTCCATCGTGCGCGCGGTCAAATTCAGCCCGCGTGATTCCCCGGTCGGCTCCGGGAGCTTTTCCAGCACCACGACTTCGGCTCCGCCGAGCCGGAGTTCGCCCGCCAGCATCAAACCGGCAGGACCCGCGCCAACGACGACAACTCGCATCTGCCCACCCTCGCCGCTCGAACCCCAGTGAATTCAAATTTCCACGCGTTCACGGGCACGGGCAACGAGTTGTCCGTCAAATTCCGGCAAGGCTTTGGCAGACCATGTCAAAACATGTCAGAGGAATGTCAAATCAGGCCTGACCCAGGCGGAACCCGACTCCGCGGACCGTCACGATCCAGTCGCTGGAGCCGAGTTTGCGGCGCAGGCTGTTCACATGGGTGTCCAGCGTCCGGCCGAGGTCGTGCTCGTCGCCCCACACCTCGAGCATGATCTCCTTGCGCGGCACGACGCAGCCCCGGCGCGACGACAGCAGCCGCAGCAGGTCGAACTCCTTGCGCGTGACAGCGATGACCCTGCCGTGCAGCCGGACCTGCCTGGTGGGCGCGTCGAGCCGCAGCGGACCCTCCGGCGCGGGCACGGCGATCGGCTGCCGCCACGGCCTCGGCGGCACCTCGACCGGTTCGCACTCACCGAAGAACGCCTGCCAGTCGACCGCGACCCCGCGTTCGTGCAGCCACGCGAGCGTGGTGACCACTGACCGGTACTCCTGGCCGCCGCGTACCAGCGGCGCGAACTCGGCCGCGGGCACGCAGTCCTGCCCGAGCTCGGACAGCACACCGTCGGCACCGACCTCGGCGAACGTCGAGACCCCGTCGTCGGCGAGCGCGAAGATGCTGCCGAACATGCGCGGCGGCGAGGCCATGTGCGACGCCCAGAACTCCGGCGACGTGACGTCCCCGCCGATCACGATCGGCAGAACCGGCGGTCGGAGCGTGACCGTTTCGAGGACCTTGTCGAAGATTCCACCCCGATAGGCGGACACCAGCGCGCAGGCGTCACCGAGCGTCAGCACGCCCGCGACGTAGGCCGCGGCCAGCGCGCCGATGGACTTGCCGACCACGACGTCGGGCCGCACGCCCCAATGCCCGAACAGCCGCACGAGCGCGAGTTCGAGCACGAACACGTCATCGTCCACTCGCGACCGGAGGTCGGCGGCGGTCTCGGCGAACACGGGGTAGCGCGCGCTCAGCAGGTCGATCGTGCTGGTCGGGTCGATGGCGCGGCTGGTGAACAGGTAGGCGATCGGGCCGAACGCGGCGCGCGTCACCGGCGTCCGTCCCTCGGCGACGCCGGCGAGTTCGTCGAGCAGTTTCGGAGTGTCCTCGGCGACGAGCACGGCGCGATATTCGAAGGGGCGGCTGGCCGCCAATGTGCAGGCGACATTTTGCGGAGCGAGGGTTGCGCCGAGATGAGCGCGGAGTTTTGCGGCGTATTCCCGCACCGCGGACTCGGAACGGCCGGACAGTACCCATGGCATAGGGCTTCCACCTGCGGGAATACCTCTTTGCGTCGGCATGGGACGTAGCCCCAATGAGCGGGACAATTTGTCCGCGAGTTCGGGATTGCGGCCGATTTCCACGACCAGTCGCCACGAATCGGAATCGCAGTGCTGGACGGACATTTCGAGCGCGCCTACCTGCCACACCTCGCCTATCCCCATCAGCCCATTAATGCCAGACCCGGACCTTCCCCGTGTTCCTCCATCCGAGTGGTCTGATGTCTGGCGCGCGCACTCTCCGTGTCCCACCCCGGTTTGATTGAGTTTGCATGAGTATGCATAATCATTCGTATGACGGTGAAGATCGCGGTGGCCGGTGCGAGCGGATACGCGGGCGGGGAGTTGCTGCGCCTGCTGCTGACGCACCCCGAGGTCGAGATCGGCGCGCTCACGGCGGCCAGCAGCGCGGGCACGAAGCTCGCCGCGCACCAGCCGCACCTGGTCCCGCTCTCCGGCCGCGTGCTCCAGGAGACCACGAAGGACACGCTCGCCGGGCACGATGTCGTCTTCCTCGCACTGCCGCACGGCCACTCGGCCGAGATCGCCGCGCAGCTCGGGCCGGACACGCTCGTCGTCGACCTCGGCGCGGACCACCGCCTCTCCAGCGCGGACGACTGGGCGCGCTGGTACGGCGGCGACCACGCGGGCCAGTGGCCGTACGGGCTGCCCGAACTGCCAGGGGCACGCGAGAAGCTGAAGAACACCAAGCGCATCGCGGTGCCGGGCTGCTTCCCGACCGGTGGCTCGCTCGCGCTGGCGCCCGCGTTCGCCGAGAAGCTCATCGAGCCGAACGTGACCGTCGTGTCGGTGACCGGCACGTCCGGCGCGGGCAAGGCGCTCAAACCGAACCTGCTCGGTTCCGAGGTCATGGGCTCGGCCAGCGCGTACGGCGTCGGGGGAGCGCACCGGCACACCCCGGAGCTCATGCAGAACCTCGGGGCCATCGCCGGCGAGGCGGTCACGGTGTCGTTCACGCCGGTGCTCGCGCCGATGTCGCGCGGCATCCTGACCACTGCCAGCGCGCCGCTGCGTCAAGCATCCGACGTTTACGAGCTCTATCGGAAGTTCTACGCCGACGAGCCGTTCGTGCAGGTGCTGCCCGAGGGCATGTGGCCGACCACGGCCGCGACGCTCGGCTCCAACAACGTCCAGCTCCAGGTCACGGTCGACGCGCTCGCGAACAGGCTCGTCGTGGTCGCCGCCATCGACAACCTGACCAAGGGGACCGCGGGCGGCGCGATCCAGTCCATGAACATCGCTCTCGGCTTCGAAGAAACCATCGGCCTTTCCACGGTAGGAGTCGCACCATGACCGTCACCGGTCCTCAGGGTTTCCGCGCGGCGGGGGTGGCCGCCGGGATCAAGGCGGGTGCGCTCGACCTCGCGCTCGTCGTCAACGACGGCCCGCTCGACGTGGCGGCCGGGGTGTTCACCCGCAACGTGATCAAGGCCGCGCCCGTGCTGTGGTCGCAGGAGGTGCTCAAGCAGCAGCGGCTCAAGGCGGTCGTGCTGAACTCCGGCGGCGCCAACGCGGCGACCGGCCCGCTCGGTTTCCAGGACACGCACGCCACCGCGGAGAAGGTCGCCGAGGTGCTCGAAGCAGGCGCGATCGAGGTCGCCGTCTGCTCCACCGGCCTGATCGGGGAGCGCCTGCCGATGGACGCGGTGCTGTCCGGCGTGGACGTCGCCGTCAAGGCACTCGAAGCCTCCGAAGCGGCCAGCCTCAACGCCGCGACCGCCGTGATGACCACCGACAGCAAGCCGAAGCAGGCGTTCAAGGCGCACCGCGACGGCTGGAGCGTCGGCGGCTTCGCGAAGGGCGCCGGCATGCTCGCGCCGAACCTCGCCACCATGCTCAGCGTGCTCACCACCGACGCCGTGGTCACCAAGGACGCGCTCGACAGCGCGTTGCGCGCGGCCACGAAGGTCACCTTCGACCGGCTCGACGTCGACGGCGGCACGTCGACCAACGACACCGTGCTCGTGCTCGCCTCCGGCGCCAGCGGCGTCGAGCCGTCCGACGCCGACCTCGCGCGCATGCTCACCGAGGTCAGCCACGACCTGGTCATGCAGCTGCGCGCGGACTCCGAGGGCGCGACCAAGGAGGTCGACCTGACCGTCAAGGGCGCTCAGTCCGAGACGGACGCCGTCAACGTCGGCCGCACGGTCGCCGAGGACAACCTGGTCAAGACCGCGCTCTTCGGCTCGGACCCGAACTGGGGCCGCATCGCCATGGCGCTCGGCCGCGCGCAGGCGCACATCGACCCGGAGACGCTGTCGATCACGATCAACGGCGCGACCCTGTTCGCCAACGGCACCACCGCGCAGGACCGTTCCGAGGCGGACCTGACCGGACGTCACATCGACATCGTCATCGACCTCGGCGTCGGCGAGCACGAGGCCACGATCTTCACCACTGACCTGTCGCACGGCTACGTCGAAGAGAACAGCGCGTACTCCTCATGAGCCCTTCAGAATCACTGATCCCCGCCGACGAGCGGCTGGCGCTGGCCGCCGAGAAGGCGGGCGTGCTGATCGAGGCGCTGCCCTGGCTGCAGCGCTTCCACGGCGCGACGGTCGTCGTCAAGTACGGCGGCAACGCGATGATCGACGACGAACTCAAGCAGGCGTTCGCCGAGGACATGGTGTTCCTGCGGCTCGCCGGCCTGAAGCCGGTCGTGGTGCACGGCGGTGGCCCGCAGATCACCTCGATGCTGACCAGGCTCGGCATCGAAGGCGAGTTCAAGGGCGGCCTGCGGGTCACCACGCCCGAGACGATGGACATCGTCCGGATGGTGCTGGTCGGCCAGGTCAGCCGTGAGCTGGTCGGGCTGATCAACAAGCACGGCCCGTACGCCGTCGGCATCTCCGGCGAGGACGCGCAGCTGTTCACCGCCGAGCGCAAGCAGGCGACGGTCAACGGCGAGGCCGTCGACATCGGGCTGGTCGGCGAGGTCGCCACGGTCAACCCGGACGCGGTGCTCGACATCGTCAACGCCGGCCGGATCCCGGTGGTGTCGACCGTGGCGCCCGACATCGACGGCACCGTCCACAACGTCAACGCCGACACCGCGGCGGGCGCGCTCGCCGCCGCGCTCGGCGCCGAGAAGCTCGTCGTGCTCACCGACGTCGAAGGCCTGTACG encodes:
- the fabG gene encoding 3-oxoacyl-ACP reductase FabG translates to MARTALVTGATSGIGLAVAKQLAESGHQVFLCARNDVSPTVKQLRADGFEVDGTECDVRSETDVQAFVQAAVDRYGPVDILVNNAGRSGGGVTADLVDELWFDVIDTNLHGVFRMTRAVLNTGGLRHRPWGRIVNIASTAGKQGVVLGAPYSASKHAVVGFTKSLGNELGKTGITVNAVCPGYVETPMAQRVRQGYAAAWEIGEDEVLDRFQAKIPLGRYSTPEEVAGLVGYLVSDPAGSITAQALNVCGGLGNF
- a CDS encoding acyl carrier protein, with the protein product MLTLDELLRILTDCAGSPEPVSGELIDAEFADLGYDSVALIEATGRLSRDHGVELDDDATATARTPRALLELINHG
- a CDS encoding ketosynthase chain-length factor, coding for MKTIVTGMSVAAPNGLGVEDYWRATLAGRGGIGRLTRFDPSRYAATLAGEVTGFDAAEHLPGRLLPQTDPMTRLSLASAAWALEDAGIEDTGGGGVVTASTGGGFEFGQRELGNLWSKGPKHVSAYQSFAWFYAVNSGQISIRNGLRGPSSVLVSDQAGGLDALGHARRQIRGGTPFVVSGAVDGALCPWGWVSLLASGRVSTSADPDRAYLPFDTGAAGHVPGEGGAILVLENEETAGERGYGEIAGYAATFGPDAYRRVIELALADAGESTVDVVFADAAAVPELDLAEAEAITAVLGKVPVTAPKTMTGRLYAGGGALDVASALLAIRDGVIPPTTNVTNAHDLDLVTMPRPAQLRTALVLARGQGGFNSAILLRRKD
- a CDS encoding beta-ketoacyl synthase, with amino-acid sequence MNRRVVVTGMGVLAPGGVGVKPFWTLLTDGRTATRRISTFDPSPFRSQVAAEVDFDPRAHGLGAQELRRMDRMTQFAVVAAREALADSGLSTVDSERTGVALGTAVGATMTLDAEYRVVSDDGAQWLVDPEYAVRHLYGAFAPSSAAAEVATALGAQGPAAVVSTGCTSGIDSVGHAWQLIREGSADVMIAGASDAPISPITVACFDAIKATTPRNDEPEQASRPFDRSRNGFVLGEGAAVFILEELDHARSRMADCYGEITGYASRSNAFHMTGLRPDGTEMAAAIRQALDISKLDPSDVDYVNAHGSGTQQNDVHETAAVKAALGEHAYRTPMSGIKSMVGHSLGAIGSIEIAACLLARRYGVVPPTANLHEPDPRCDLDYVPLTAREHRVDTALTVGSGFGGFQSAMVLA
- a CDS encoding TcmI family type II polyketide cyclase; amino-acid sequence: MRTLIVARMAPGSGEDVAGIFEEFDRSEMPGIMGTKRRELFSYKGLYFHLQDFDGDGPQSIEQTRTHPLFVAVSADLKPHISPFDPETWRSPADAMATSFYQWEAP
- a CDS encoding FAD-dependent monooxygenase; this translates as MRVVVVGAGPAGLMLAGELRLGGAEVVVLEKLPEPTGESRGLNLTARTMEVFDQRGILPLFGNLKTTPGGHFGGLPVDFAVLDGAHHGAYGVTQARTEAVLAQWAGSLGADIRRGQEVVWLTETDEHVEIETGSGKLRADYVVGCDGGRSLVRTLAGIGFEGREATRELLLADVEGCALEPRMIGRSVPLGMVIVGPISAGVDRVILCERGAPPRRRTGPPSFAEFAETWHRLTGEDISHGRPQWISAFGDPAKLATTYRKGRILIAGDAAHVHLPAGGQGLNVSVQDAVNLGWKLAAQVSGWAPAGLLDTYHAERHPVGERLLVNSAAQGTVLMGDDTIQPVRDVLTELIAHDEVTRHLAGMVTGLDLRYDVGPGEHPLLGKRLPRVDLDGAPNTTELLHPARGLLLDLSDDAELRRAASPWADRVDIVTASAENLPPKTEALLVRPDGHVAWAGEEDLTAALRRWFGEPR
- a CDS encoding winged helix-turn-helix domain-containing protein, which translates into the protein MPWVLSGRSESAVREYAAKLRAHLGATLAPQNVACTLAASRPFEYRAVLVAEDTPKLLDELAGVAEGRTPVTRAAFGPIAYLFTSRAIDPTSTIDLLSARYPVFAETAADLRSRVDDDVFVLELALVRLFGHWGVRPDVVVGKSIGALAAAYVAGVLTLGDACALVSAYRGGIFDKVLETVTLRPPVLPIVIGGDVTSPEFWASHMASPPRMFGSIFALADDGVSTFAEVGADGVLSELGQDCVPAAEFAPLVRGGQEYRSVVTTLAWLHERGVAVDWQAFFGECEPVEVPPRPWRQPIAVPAPEGPLRLDAPTRQVRLHGRVIAVTRKEFDLLRLLSSRRGCVVPRKEIMLEVWGDEHDLGRTLDTHVNSLRRKLGSSDWIVTVRGVGFRLGQA
- the argC gene encoding N-acetyl-gamma-glutamyl-phosphate reductase is translated as MTVKIAVAGASGYAGGELLRLLLTHPEVEIGALTAASSAGTKLAAHQPHLVPLSGRVLQETTKDTLAGHDVVFLALPHGHSAEIAAQLGPDTLVVDLGADHRLSSADDWARWYGGDHAGQWPYGLPELPGAREKLKNTKRIAVPGCFPTGGSLALAPAFAEKLIEPNVTVVSVTGTSGAGKALKPNLLGSEVMGSASAYGVGGAHRHTPELMQNLGAIAGEAVTVSFTPVLAPMSRGILTTASAPLRQASDVYELYRKFYADEPFVQVLPEGMWPTTAATLGSNNVQLQVTVDALANRLVVVAAIDNLTKGTAGGAIQSMNIALGFEETIGLSTVGVAP
- the argJ gene encoding bifunctional glutamate N-acetyltransferase/amino-acid acetyltransferase ArgJ, with product MTVTGPQGFRAAGVAAGIKAGALDLALVVNDGPLDVAAGVFTRNVIKAAPVLWSQEVLKQQRLKAVVLNSGGANAATGPLGFQDTHATAEKVAEVLEAGAIEVAVCSTGLIGERLPMDAVLSGVDVAVKALEASEAASLNAATAVMTTDSKPKQAFKAHRDGWSVGGFAKGAGMLAPNLATMLSVLTTDAVVTKDALDSALRAATKVTFDRLDVDGGTSTNDTVLVLASGASGVEPSDADLARMLTEVSHDLVMQLRADSEGATKEVDLTVKGAQSETDAVNVGRTVAEDNLVKTALFGSDPNWGRIAMALGRAQAHIDPETLSITINGATLFANGTTAQDRSEADLTGRHIDIVIDLGVGEHEATIFTTDLSHGYVEENSAYSS
- the argB gene encoding acetylglutamate kinase; this encodes MSPSESLIPADERLALAAEKAGVLIEALPWLQRFHGATVVVKYGGNAMIDDELKQAFAEDMVFLRLAGLKPVVVHGGGPQITSMLTRLGIEGEFKGGLRVTTPETMDIVRMVLVGQVSRELVGLINKHGPYAVGISGEDAQLFTAERKQATVNGEAVDIGLVGEVATVNPDAVLDIVNAGRIPVVSTVAPDIDGTVHNVNADTAAGALAAALGAEKLVVLTDVEGLYANWPDRSSLVDRIRVDRLEQLLPGLASGMIPKMEACVRAVRGGVSRAHVIDGRLAHSVLLEVFTSRGIGTMVFPEDELP